The nucleotide window AGATTGCATTAAGGAAGTTGGTTCTAAGCTCCAAAAAATTACAAAAAGTGACGTTGTAATCACTCAAGGCAAGGAAGGGATGAGCGTGTTTGAAAAAAACAATTTTTTCCATATTCCTACAAAAGCAAAAGAGGTCTTTGACGTTAGTGGTGCGGGAGACACAGTTTCTGCATTTATTGCTCTAGGCCTCACATGTAACTTGCCTTTAAGAGATGCTGCTGAGTTAGCTTCGTGCGCCGCATCTGTTGTTATTCGAAAAAGCGGCACTGCAGTTTGTAGCAAACGAGAATTGTTAGAAGAAATAAAAAAAGAGAATCACATTTTAAATTAAATGAAAAAGCTTAAAAATCATAAGAGATTGCCTCCGCTCGGACGGCCAAAGTGGCCAGGTTCCACCCGTTCCCATTTCGAACACGGAAGTTAAACTGGCCGACGTATCGGGGTGTACTGCGTTTTTGCGCGGGAAACCCGATTCGCTGTCCACCTTTTTTTCTTGTTGAGTGTTTGCTTGAGAAGGTGTTGGTTGAGTTGAAAAAAAGAAAGAAAAGAGAGCGGGGTGCTTTTTTGTTGTTCTTGTCTTTTTTTTAGGTGAGGAGGTCTGTTCCTGGTTGGATGTTGATGTCGTCGATGTCGAGAGTTTCTTGGTTGTCGAGGATGGCTTGGTAGTACGTGATGGGGCGTATGTGTGTGATGCTTGTTCTGTGGATGAGGTACTTGCCGTCCTTTGATTTGCGTAGTTGTGTTTCTATGAGGGGCATTTTTCGTAGTTGGTTTTCTTTTTTCTTAGTTAAGGCCATTGTGTTTTCACCTCGGTTGGTTGTAGAACGAGTGGGGGTTGTTTGCTAGATAGGTGTTTTGCCTTTTTTTGCGGAAAGCTTTCGGGTGAGTTTGGAAAGGTGGCGTGGAGGGGGTATGTTGCTCATGTTGGTGTAGTGCTTTGCGGCTTGGTTGATTTCGTATCGGATGGTTTGTGGGGGCCACCCTGCTGCGAGGAGGTGTGATGCTATGGCGTCGAGGGGTGCTCCGCGTGCGAGTTCTCGGGCGATATATGCTTGGAGTGGTGTTGGCTTGGTTTCTTCTTTGTTTTCGTTGTTGTCGTGTAGTGTTGTGAGGAGTTCTTGTCCTGGTTGGGGGATGAGTTCTATGTCGTGTTTGTGGGGGAGGGTGAGGTAAATGATGACGAGGAGGGTGAGGATGAGCAGGGTTATTGCGCCCGTGTAGAGGAGGAATGTTGGTTGTTGGGCGGGCGTGGTGGCTGGTTGGGGTGGTGCGGTGGCGAGTCCTGTGTCTTTGCCGAGGGTGATGAGGACAGTTGTTGCGAGTATGATGATGAAGAGGGAGACGAAGGCGGTGCTGTTTTGGGTTGCTTTTGGCGTGTTTTTTTCTTGGTTGTTCATCGTTGTGTGTTTTATGGTTTTGTGGGTTTTTTTATTTTTGCGTAGAAGAATCCTTCGGTTCCGGTTTTGTCTGGCCAGAGGCGTTTGGTTCGGG belongs to Candidatus Woesearchaeota archaeon and includes:
- a CDS encoding D-glycero-beta-D-manno-heptose-7-phosphate kinase, which encodes DCIKEVGSKLQKITKSDVVITQGKEGMSVFEKNNFFHIPTKAKEVFDVSGAGDTVSAFIALGLTCNLPLRDAAELASCAASVVIRKSGTAVCSKRELLEEIKKENHILN